The Fusarium falciforme chromosome 4, complete sequence genomic interval GGAGGTAATGTGTTGGTTTGTCTTGTGGTGGATGTAGTCGAGTATATCGAGATCTGAGAACCTGAGGGTCCAAGTCTTGAGAATAGGGAATGTTCGTATGCGTGTTTATGATCGGCCGGTCTATATCCTCCTGTTTTCGGTATGAACAGTTTGCCAAGCTCCAAAATAGTCGATCTCTCCGTACGCTGGTGGTAGAACCCTGACCATGCGGCCTGTCGTCCAATCAACGTACCACTTCTTCCCCTTGCTGATGATGTATGGAGATTTGCGGGGACTCCTGAACAAGAGGTTGCTGTAGCATAGCTTGGCGTACAGCATGTCGTGGGCACTTGACCACCTATGTTCCGGGATCCATTTGCCATCGACAGGGTCGATACCTAGGTTGTTGTATGACGTCGTGCTGAGACGGCGGATCGGGTCTATTCGCGGAGGAGGCTCTGCTAtttcttcctcatccccaTCAACCTCGAGCTCCGGCTCTACTCTGGTCTGAGAGTCTGGCGCCACAACCGTACGTGTCGATAGCCGTTCCACATCTGGATTCTCCGAGACTTCTTCAGGAGGTTCTTCAATACCCAACTCCGAAAGGTCAATGGCAGTGGCGGTTGGGGCCTGTCCGTGAAACCAGCGAATCCGTTGAATCCGGGGGATGGACATATCACGGGGAAAGTCTCGGTCCTCTAGAGGGAGAGCGATGTCGATGGCGGCAAACAGTCCTTCGAGCCACTTGATAAAGGTACTCAGTTCAACGCAGCACAGAAGAAATTGGTCCGTCTCTGCGCGAACACGGATGGTATATCGTCGCCTAAATGATATTAGTATATGAACATGAATTGCACCACCACCTGGTCACGAGACAGAATAGCTTACTTCTTATAGTCGGCGGCGATACCAACATCCGCATAGAGTAGGCTGTACGTTTTTTCAAGCTTGCCCTTTTTCATCCATGGAGGGTTGTCTGGGTCGATTGATGGTCCATCATCACGAGTCCTTCCCCATCCCCAAGCCTTCTTCGCCCCATAAATGCTGAGTGCGGTCCCGTTGAGTGTCACATAGACGGGATGCCATTGACGGTCCTCGGCCCTCTTTATTGTATTCTCGATCTCGTGTTTCTTGTCAAAGACGCCCTCGAGGGATATGTAACTCTTGTAGTCGGGCAGTGGTTCCTTTTGCTTTGCTGTATCTGGGCGAACTTGATTCTGGCCGCCCCCACCGCTCGCGAGGCGTTTCCCCTTTGCTGAACGATCTGTAGTTGACGTTGATGTAGGCTCTTGCTGGTATGGGGGCGGCTGCGAAGGTCGGCGCGGGCTTGTCATGATACGCTGGTAGTAGAGATCCTCTTCCATCGAGACACGCCGCCGGAGAGGCGGCGACGCAGGAGCGATCGTGGATgatccatcgtcgtcgagcgACACCCTACGGGGTTCCATGGGGCAGGCCAGGCTTATATATGAGGCTCGAGAGGGTCTCGCGACCGGCCGACACGGAGCGGGAATGACGGATGAGAAGTCTGGGGCGTGAGCTCAACCAACATTGGCCGCAGGAGTCTCCGTAGAGGGCGGCAGACTGAGAAGGTTGATCATTCCGACCCGCTCTGGAGATTTGTGGAGAGAGATGTTGAAGGAGAAAAGCGAGCGAGCCAACAGAAGAAGGCAGACGACACGAGGACAGTCAGCGTGGACCCGAGGAAACGAGCATCCGTCATGGAAGATGTCCCGGGGCCGAGGGCGCAGGGGGTTGAGAATGTTTGAGGATCGTTGGATCGAACGGGGGCGTGGGCAGAGTAGAGTAGGGCAGCAACAACGGTGTGCTTCTGAATTCGGGCCTGTCGGTGCCGGCGCCAGGGCGAGTCTCCGTTTGGCTTCGACGGGGGATGGAAGAGGAATGGAAGCGCGGCGGCTCTTTTGTTCGGGGGGGCTAGGATCGAAGGTCAGGGCAACAGCCAGCACAAGGCGACGTCAGCCGTTTCCAAAAGGGCCcacgcagcgcagcgcagagGCCGGGAGGGAGTGGAGAGGGAGGAATCACCGTCAGGAGAGGTgagaggatggatggagaaaGGACGGGACTGCGACTGGGACTGGGGGGGTCCCTCGCAGAAGGGAAAGCGACGTTGAGGGTGTGGATGTGGACCAAAGCACCGGCTCAGGGTGGCGAGATGAGGCTGCCGCAGCGCGCTCGACTTCGAGATTCGCCTAAAAACGACGTTCGAGTTAGTCACATTGGGGGATCTGATGCGACGGGGCCGTGATTGGGTTTAGGAACCTGGGATGGGATTGTGATGCGATCCGCAACCTACGCACCTTGAAGGGTCGAGGCGCAACCGCAAGCGCGCAGGAAGGGTACGGTACTGGACGGTACGGGCAGGTTGTCTAGGGTTTCGCTGATAGGGAATGACGAGCTTGCTTTGCGCCGCACTTCCGCGCTGGGTGTCGATCCCCGAATACAATACAGCCCTAGGGGTTTGAGACAGCGGATCTCTATGGTGCGCAAGGCTGAGGGGGGtagatgaaggaggaggagaagtggTGATGGGGCGTAATACGACTCGATCGAGGAGCATTGATCCTGAACCCGGGCCAAGAAGGCAAGCACAACACATGGCTCATGGCATGCGGATGGCTTGACCTGGCAGGTCCCAAGCCAAGTCGCAGGTTCAAAACTGGAAAGGGCTCTTTTGGGAACCCCCGGCCACCTTCCCGCCAAAAGGTCCCGCGACTGCGGGTCCACAGAaccgcacgcacgcacgccgCGCACAGGGAAGCCACGGCCCACGGCCCCACCGGACGTCCCTCAGACAGAGCCGCTAGTCCCGGATGGGTAGGTACCACGGAAAACGGCACGGTTGAGAAACACCACCAAAAAAAGGTCCCTGAGGGCATCTTCATGACTGGATTACTTACTCTACCACAATTAACATGCGGGTGCAGTACCCTCCAGCTGCGGCACTTGATCCTTCTGTGCAACATGTGGCTTATTATCCCATCTCAATAGCACCAGCCCTTTCCCAGCTGGCGCAGAGATTCAAAAGCCGCCGGCTCGGACGTACATACGCCACATTCAACATCTCGGCCGGGTCTCGACCGTATTGTCCGGGGTCGCCTCGGGCCTCGTGCGTGTGTCGTGGACCTGCAAGTCATCCGTTTTAATCGAGCAAAAACAGGGTCTATCCAAGCCAAGCCGAGATCTTCTTTTTCTGAAATCCTATGGCTCTGCATAACCTACTTGTTATGCCTTCCTCTCGGAGCCTATTACTCATTCCGAAACGCCGTCTCATTACACACTGCGACAGTGCTATGCGCAAAAGCCAACACAGCAGGAAAAAAAAGTGCCCTCCGCTGTTCTTCCACAGCCAACCAACAGCTGTTCGCAAAAGTACTTTGTCCCGACGCCCTTCATTCGTCAAATCCCCCGAACAAGCGACAAGCGACCCAAACTCCTGGGTACGAGTACGTACCTCGACCAAGCATCGTGTGTCCTCAGGTCGGTGTCTCCCACCCAGAGGAACTTTTGGCGCTGCCCTTGGCACCTTTGAAAGCGGCCCCTCTCCGCGTCTGGGGTCAC includes:
- a CDS encoding PH domain-containing protein produces the protein MEPRRVSLDDDGSSTIAPASPPLRRRVSMEEDLYYQRIMTSPRRPSQPPPYQQEPTSTSTTDRSAKGKRLASGGGGQNQVRPDTAKQKEPLPDYKSYISLEGVFDKKHEIENTIKRAEDRQWHPVYVTLNGTALSIYGAKKAWGWGRTRDDGPSIDPDNPPWMKKGKLEKTYSLLYADVGIAADYKKRRYTIRVRAETDQFLLCCVELSTFIKWLEGLFAAIDIALPLEDRDFPRDMSIPRIQRIRWFHGQAPTATAIDLSELGIEEPPEEVSENPDVERLSTRTVVAPDSQTRVEPELEVDGDEEEIAEPPPRIDPIRRLSTTSYNNLGIDPVDGKWIPEHRWSSAHDMLYAKLCYSNLLFRSPRKSPYIISKGKKWYVDWTTGRMVRVLPPAYGEIDYFGAWQTVHTENRRI